CGATCGCTCATAGGCTGATAAGACCAGTCGTAAAAACTCTTCTTCTTTCTCCCTATTGTCTGCACCTAACTTGCCACAGGAGATCTGATGGATATGGACAACATCAACGACACTGATATCTGAAGCAAATGCCAGTTGTCCTAAAAAAATATTGGCGGATACGGGAACGGTAGGTGCAAGCAAACCTTCTTGCTCATCCGTTGCCAAGCGGGTTCCCGACTCTGTATCCTCGGGATAACTGACTGTTCCTTGAAGATAGGTTCGCAGTTCTATGGTATAACGCTGATGAAATTCAGCTAATGTCTCATCTTTTGAGACCATTCTTCCTCCCCATACGGAACTCCTGCTATCTTATCCTAGCGCAGTGAGGAAGAGCTTTGCGCTCTAAAGTAGTACTTGAGAAAAAGATGGGGAACAGGGGGAGGATGGGGAAGAAATTTCCCATACCCCCATGCATCGATCAATGCACTATTCTAGTCTCGTCAAGGTACTACTGCTAAGATTTATTACAATTTTCGCGATTTTGCATAAAACAGCCGTCATGTTTCTGAGATCTCTATAGAGCCACTCATTCATGAGGTGAATGTTATGAGTCAAGAATTTATTAACCGGGTTGTGGAATTGACGAACTTTCAGCGTAGTCAATTCGGTTTAGCTCCTTTGGTTGTTAATGCACAGTTGACGCAAGCGGCTCAAAGCCATACTGAAAATATGGCCTTTCAGGACTTTTTTAGTCATACTGGCTTAGATAATAGCTCTATTGGCGATCGCATCAGCGCTACCGGATATCAAGCTTCTACAGGAGCCGAAAATATTGCCGCAGGATATCAAACGCCAGAACAAGTAGTTGAGGGATGGATGAATAGTCCTGGACATCGAGCCAATATCCTTGATGCTAATTTACAGGAAATTGGAGTCGGTTACTTTTTTCTCGCTAATGATACCGGTACTGTTAACTACAATTCCTATTGGACACAAGTGTTTGGTACTCCTCGTAATGGTGTCGTAACCCCTGCACCTGCACCGACTCTAGTCAATCCAACTAGCCCTTTTACCCTGGGTTCCGATCTGAATGACCAAATGACGGGAACGGTTAGTAATGATACAATTTTTGCTCTAGGGGGAGATGATATTGCTCGAGGGAATAGTGGTCATGATTATGTCAATGGAAACTTAGGCAATGACCAAGTTGCCGGAGATTTGGGTAATGATTCTGTGCGTGGAGGTCAAGGGAATGATTTTGTTTTTGGCGATCGCCAAAACGATCAGGTTTTTGGTAATAATGGCGATGATATCCTCTACGGCGGCCAAAATGAAGATTACCTTGATGGCGGAGCAGGTAATGATATCCTCTATGGAGACCTGGGATCGGATGTTGTTATTGGTGGCACAGGAAACGATATCTTTGTCCTCCGTCCCGGTGCGCCAGATTTAATGTTTTACAACGATGCTGAGGATTATATTGGTTTAACTGGAGGGTTATCATTTAATAGTTTAACCTTCAATTCTGGCAGTGGAGAATTAGCCAACGCCACATTAATTTATCAAGCCGGAACGACGAATGTTTTAGCCATTCTCCCCAATGTTGCCCCGAGCC
This sequence is a window from Roseofilum reptotaenium CS-1145. Protein-coding genes within it:
- a CDS encoding CAP domain-containing protein — translated: MSQEFINRVVELTNFQRSQFGLAPLVVNAQLTQAAQSHTENMAFQDFFSHTGLDNSSIGDRISATGYQASTGAENIAAGYQTPEQVVEGWMNSPGHRANILDANLQEIGVGYFFLANDTGTVNYNSYWTQVFGTPRNGVVTPAPAPTLVNPTSPFTLGSDLNDQMTGTVSNDTIFALGGDDIARGNSGHDYVNGNLGNDQVAGDLGNDSVRGGQGNDFVFGDRQNDQVFGNNGDDILYGGQNEDYLDGGAGNDILYGDLGSDVVIGGTGNDIFVLRPGAPDLMFYNDAEDYIGLTGGLSFNSLTFNSGSGELANATLIYQAGTTNVLAILPNVAPSQIDPGDFILV